A part of Magnetospirillum sp. genomic DNA contains:
- a CDS encoding amino acid ABC transporter permease: MQFSSTVFSTYLVDPRFANAALTTVWIAVLAQLAGTAIGLGAALARDRGPAPLAALARLYVLVWRGTPLLAQLLLIYFGLPQFGLRLGVWEAGLIGLSLYAGAYMAEIARAAFAAIDPGQDEAARALGMPTGTSLRAILLPQAIRLMLPPVGNEFNSMLRTTSLLSVISVEELLRVTSMAINETFRSVELYAVAALYYLAMTTVWTFVQVRLERRYAVGIRTLRPSATGA, translated from the coding sequence GTGCAGTTCTCCTCGACGGTTTTCTCGACGTATCTCGTCGATCCGCGCTTCGCGAACGCGGCTCTCACCACGGTGTGGATCGCCGTTCTTGCCCAGCTGGCAGGAACGGCGATCGGCCTTGGGGCGGCCCTCGCCCGCGACCGCGGGCCCGCCCCGCTCGCGGCACTTGCCCGCCTTTACGTGCTTGTGTGGCGCGGCACGCCTTTGTTGGCACAACTGCTGCTGATCTATTTCGGCCTGCCGCAATTCGGGCTGCGCCTCGGCGTATGGGAGGCGGGCCTGATCGGCCTTTCGCTCTACGCCGGCGCCTACATGGCCGAGATCGCACGGGCTGCCTTCGCCGCAATCGATCCGGGCCAGGATGAAGCGGCCCGCGCGCTCGGCATGCCGACGGGCACGTCGCTGCGCGCCATTCTGCTGCCGCAAGCGATCCGCCTAATGCTGCCGCCCGTCGGCAACGAATTCAACAGCATGCTGCGCACGACCTCGCTGCTATCAGTCATCTCGGTCGAGGAACTGCTGCGCGTGACGAGCATGGCGATCAACGAAACCTTCCGTTCGGTCGAACTCTATGCGGTCGCAGCACTCTATTATTTGGCGATGACGACGGTCTGGACCTTCGTCCAGGTCCGGCTCGAACGTCGCTATGCCGTCGGCATCCGAACCTTGCGCCCAAGTGCCACGGGCGCGTGA
- a CDS encoding TRAP transporter large permease subunit — translation MREAAAVLETRPGKRPLSARTLDALDATVGALAVFCLVSIAAVTLAGVVSRYVFAASLTWTAEAGQWLFIYLIFLGIPLAHRERLHIAIVGVDALLSPGFKRAHQVLVDAAVAYTTILLMFGANKLIGLIGGLSTALALPAWLQYAGIPASCAAGLVYIALRDFERPSDRYLGALGVALGAAFYWLFDVARVLTFPEMDPVWLMSGTFAVGLALGIPVAFSMLLGVFLANLSVDILPVAAIVQNVVRGSGQFLLLAIPLFLLAGALMNVGGLTQRLIDFAHTLVRHLRAGLAQVTVVSATLYGGISGSSNADAALNAKMLHPAMLRDGYKPGFSAAACAASAVLPNIIPPSVGMLIIAAATGISVGQMFIAGIVPGLLYAAALMLAVAFVAKRDGYKPAMARATWRERGVAAKSAIPVMLLAMFILGSLRFGIATPTETGAIAVAYSFLVGALWMRSYTLKGLWQILSQTAVDSAMIGLLIGAAVPFGFVLTTERVPQAIVEFGAAWLTDGWIVLLFLNFVLLIAGMFLDIGASILILAPLFLPLIERFGIEPVHFGLIVICNLMIGGLTPPVGILAYIVSTVARLPVVEVFSALTPFLVALLIALALITYVPAISMGLLWLGL, via the coding sequence ATGCGCGAAGCCGCCGCCGTCCTCGAAACCCGCCCCGGTAAGCGGCCCTTGTCGGCCCGTACGCTCGATGCGCTCGACGCGACGGTCGGGGCCTTGGCGGTCTTTTGCCTGGTTTCGATCGCCGCCGTCACGCTTGCGGGCGTCGTGTCGCGCTACGTTTTTGCGGCCTCGCTGACTTGGACCGCCGAAGCGGGCCAGTGGCTTTTCATTTATCTCATCTTCCTTGGCATCCCGCTTGCCCATCGCGAGCGGCTGCATATCGCCATCGTTGGCGTGGATGCGCTGCTGTCGCCGGGGTTCAAACGCGCGCACCAAGTGCTGGTCGATGCGGCCGTGGCCTATACGACGATCCTGCTGATGTTCGGCGCCAACAAGCTGATCGGCCTGATCGGCGGCCTGTCGACGGCCTTGGCATTGCCCGCGTGGCTGCAATATGCGGGCATTCCGGCGAGCTGTGCGGCAGGCCTCGTCTATATCGCGCTGCGCGATTTCGAGCGGCCGAGCGACCGCTATCTCGGCGCGTTGGGCGTTGCGTTGGGTGCGGCCTTCTACTGGCTGTTCGACGTTGCGCGCGTGCTGACATTCCCGGAGATGGATCCGGTGTGGCTGATGTCCGGCACGTTCGCGGTAGGGCTCGCCCTCGGCATTCCGGTTGCGTTTTCGATGCTGCTCGGCGTGTTCCTCGCCAATTTGTCGGTCGATATTCTGCCCGTCGCCGCGATCGTGCAGAATGTCGTGCGTGGGTCCGGGCAGTTCCTGCTGCTCGCGATCCCGCTGTTCCTGCTGGCGGGGGCCCTCATGAATGTGGGCGGCCTCACCCAGCGCCTCATCGACTTCGCCCACACGCTCGTGCGCCATTTGCGCGCAGGCCTTGCCCAAGTCACGGTCGTATCGGCAACGCTCTATGGCGGCATTTCGGGCTCGTCCAATGCCGATGCCGCCCTCAACGCCAAAATGCTGCACCCGGCCATGCTGCGCGACGGCTACAAGCCGGGCTTCTCGGCCGCTGCATGTGCCGCCTCGGCCGTGCTGCCGAACATCATCCCGCCGTCCGTCGGCATGCTGATCATCGCGGCCGCAACCGGCATATCGGTCGGGCAGATGTTCATCGCGGGCATCGTGCCGGGCCTGCTCTACGCCGCGGCTTTGATGCTGGCGGTCGCGTTCGTTGCCAAGCGCGACGGCTACAAGCCCGCCATGGCGCGTGCGACGTGGCGCGAACGCGGAGTGGCCGCCAAATCCGCAATCCCGGTGATGCTGCTCGCCATGTTCATCCTGGGCTCGCTGCGCTTCGGCATCGCCACACCGACCGAAACGGGTGCGATCGCGGTCGCCTATTCGTTTCTCGTCGGTGCGCTGTGGATGCGCAGCTACACGCTGAAGGGCCTGTGGCAGATCCTGTCGCAGACGGCCGTCGATTCCGCGATGATCGGATTGCTGATCGGCGCTGCCGTGCCCTTTGGCTTCGTGCTCACGACCGAGCGTGTACCCCAGGCGATCGTCGAGTTCGGGGCCGCCTGGCTCACCGACGGCTGGATCGTGCTGCTGTTCTTGAATTTCGTGCTGCTGATCGCCGGCATGTTCCTCGACATTGGCGCGTCGATCCTGATCCTCGCCCCCTTGTTCCTGCCGCTCATCGAGCGCTTCGGCATCGAGCCCGTGCATTTCGGGCTCATCGTGATCTGCAATCTGATGATCGGCGGCTTGACCCCGCCGGTCGGCATCCTCGCCTACATCGTCTCGACGGTCGCGCGGTTGCCGGTCGTCGAGGTGTTCAGCGCCCTCACGCCGTTCCTGGTCGCGCTGCTGATCGCCCTTGCGCTCATCACCTATGTCCCGGCAATCTCGATGGGACTGTTGTGGCTCGGTTTGTAA
- a CDS encoding transporter substrate-binding domain-containing protein encodes MKFARFAAGFAAALFIALAGGAKAQSVPASALQTAGEIHFAADFAAPPNQFIDAQGRMDGLNVDLCGEIAKRLNLRIRWTNLAFPGLVPGLQANRFDALCTAIFVNPQRLEIMNMVSYVQWGEGMMMRANDPQIARCTPTSGDAASYSACFDQLAGRAVAVASAGTTHQNLRAQNDRLKAAGKPEMTIRAFDTNGDAIQALVAGQAAAVYVNDPQGAFFINREPANQAAYRMAFVGFNPNRLAIATLKPNRALADSIKGALESMRADGSYGRIVAKWGVAAVPEFAIQP; translated from the coding sequence ATGAAATTTGCCCGTTTTGCAGCCGGTTTTGCGGCTGCCTTGTTTATCGCGTTAGCCGGCGGCGCCAAAGCGCAGTCGGTTCCGGCCTCGGCCCTTCAAACTGCGGGCGAGATACATTTTGCCGCCGACTTCGCGGCCCCGCCGAACCAGTTCATCGACGCGCAAGGCCGCATGGACGGGCTCAATGTCGATCTTTGCGGCGAGATCGCCAAGCGCCTCAATCTGCGGATCCGCTGGACCAATCTCGCTTTTCCGGGCCTCGTGCCGGGCTTGCAGGCAAACCGCTTCGATGCGCTGTGCACGGCGATCTTCGTGAACCCGCAGCGCCTCGAGATCATGAACATGGTGTCCTACGTGCAGTGGGGCGAAGGCATGATGATGCGCGCGAACGACCCGCAGATCGCGCGCTGCACGCCGACCAGCGGCGATGCGGCGAGCTACTCGGCCTGCTTCGACCAGCTCGCGGGCCGTGCGGTGGCCGTCGCGTCGGCCGGCACCACGCACCAGAATCTGCGCGCCCAGAACGACCGGCTCAAAGCCGCCGGCAAGCCCGAGATGACGATCCGCGCCTTCGACACGAACGGCGACGCGATCCAAGCGCTCGTGGCGGGCCAGGCGGCGGCCGTGTACGTGAACGATCCGCAAGGTGCGTTTTTCATCAATCGCGAGCCGGCGAACCAGGCGGCATATCGCATGGCGTTTGTCGGCTTCAACCCGAACCGCCTTGCGATCGCCACGTTGAAGCCCAATCGCGCGCTTGCGGATTCGATCAAGGGTGCGCTTGAGTCGATGCGCGCCGACGGCAGCTATGGGCGCATTGTGGCCAAGTGGGGGGTCGCCGCCGTGCCCGAATTCGCGATCCAGCCCTAG
- a CDS encoding amino acid ABC transporter permease/ATP-binding protein — protein MTWNWAVVWQMLASPMLPAALLTTVWTAILAQTFGTAIGFALGPASLANARPLRAFAWLYGWIFRGTPLLVQILFFFAVIPQLGLKLGILTTGLIALSLNEGARMAEIVRAGLISVPAGQIEAARSLGLKRLQIFVLVVVPQAIRVIVPPLGNNFNYMLKATSLLSVIGIVELLRMSQQMAQATTRPLEIYAVAACAYLVVTTSWDIVQRHIERRLARSQRPVQLPQNTRPSESHVERPAVATGPALVRLSDIRVELGTHRALDGIDFAVRRGEVVALVGPSGSGKTTLLRVLNGLVRPQSGTVEFDGTPLGRDPASKRFDARLLDRQRRRIGFVFQRFNLFGHLTALENVASGPRLVLDQPRVQAQATARKLLAKVGLADRADAYPAMLSGGQQQRVAIARALAMEPDLLLFDEPTSALDPETIREVLDVMRALAAEGTTMVVVTHEMGFAREAASRIVFLDRGRIVEEASPTAFFAAPKSERARTFLGQIGAIA, from the coding sequence GTGACGTGGAACTGGGCCGTCGTCTGGCAGATGCTGGCATCGCCGATGCTGCCGGCGGCCCTGCTGACGACGGTCTGGACGGCCATCCTCGCCCAAACTTTCGGCACCGCGATCGGATTTGCGCTGGGTCCGGCTTCGCTTGCAAATGCGCGGCCGCTGCGCGCGTTTGCGTGGCTCTATGGCTGGATCTTCCGCGGCACGCCGCTGCTCGTGCAGATCCTGTTCTTCTTCGCCGTGATCCCGCAACTCGGGCTCAAACTCGGCATCCTCACGACGGGCCTTATCGCCCTTTCGCTGAACGAGGGTGCGCGCATGGCCGAGATCGTGCGCGCAGGGCTGATCTCGGTGCCCGCAGGCCAGATCGAAGCTGCGCGCAGCCTCGGCCTCAAGCGCCTGCAGATTTTCGTGCTCGTCGTAGTGCCGCAGGCGATCCGCGTGATCGTGCCGCCGCTCGGCAACAACTTCAACTACATGCTCAAAGCCACCTCGCTGCTGTCGGTCATCGGTATCGTCGAGCTGCTGCGCATGAGCCAGCAGATGGCGCAGGCGACGACGCGCCCGCTCGAGATCTACGCGGTGGCTGCCTGCGCCTATCTCGTGGTCACCACGAGTTGGGACATCGTGCAGCGCCACATCGAGCGCCGGCTTGCGCGCAGCCAACGCCCCGTCCAGTTGCCCCAGAACACGCGACCTTCCGAAAGCCACGTCGAACGGCCTGCTGTCGCGACCGGCCCTGCCCTCGTGCGCCTTTCCGACATTCGCGTCGAGCTTGGCACGCATCGCGCGTTGGACGGTATCGACTTCGCCGTACGGCGCGGCGAGGTCGTGGCCCTCGTTGGCCCCAGCGGCTCGGGCAAAACGACCTTGCTGCGCGTGTTGAACGGCCTTGTGCGTCCGCAAAGCGGCACAGTCGAATTCGACGGCACGCCGCTCGGCCGGGATCCGGCGAGCAAGCGCTTCGATGCGCGCCTGCTTGACCGCCAGCGCCGGCGCATCGGCTTCGTGTTCCAGCGCTTCAATCTGTTCGGCCATCTGACGGCACTCGAAAACGTGGCTTCGGGCCCGCGCCTCGTTTTGGACCAGCCGCGCGTACAGGCGCAAGCGACCGCGCGAAAGCTTCTCGCCAAAGTGGGCCTCGCCGACCGCGCCGATGCGTATCCCGCAATGCTGTCGGGCGGACAGCAGCAGCGTGTGGCGATCGCACGCGCACTCGCGATGGAACCGGACCTGCTGCTGTTCGACGAACCGACTTCGGCCCTCGATCCCGAAACGATCCGCGAGGTGCTCGACGTCATGCGCGCCCTCGCTGCGGAGGGAACCACGATGGTCGTCGTAACCCACGAGATGGGCTTTGCGCGCGAAGCCGCGAGCCGGATCGTCTTTCTCGATCGCGGCCGCATCGTCGAAGAAGCCTCGCCGACCGCGTTTTTTGCCGCCCCGAAGAGCGAACGGGCGCGGACGTTTCTCGGCCAGATCGGCGCGATCGCGTAA
- a CDS encoding carbohydrate ABC transporter permease produces the protein MTRNRLHGLATLAACCAIAIVVLFPIYWIAMTAILPTEIMLSRNPPLLPPLDRVSLAAYPEIFARKPILTWLANSVIVAVGTLAVAIVAAAMAGYSLSRYRTKAQQAMGFGLLASKMLPGSLIIIPFFILFSKVGLIETKTGVILANAAIAVPFATWLLKGFFDAIPRELEQAAMIDGCNEWQAFRHIVLPLARPGLAASATYVAIVTWADLVFARTLMSKPENWLMTVGLQSFMGEYLVEWSALMAAATISLLPMLILFFLLEPFLVKGMTQGSLAN, from the coding sequence ATGACCCGCAACCGCCTCCATGGCCTTGCCACGCTTGCCGCGTGCTGCGCCATCGCAATCGTGGTGCTGTTCCCGATCTACTGGATCGCGATGACGGCGATCCTGCCGACCGAGATCATGCTCTCGCGCAATCCGCCGCTCCTGCCCCCGCTCGACCGCGTGAGCCTTGCAGCCTATCCCGAGATATTCGCGCGCAAGCCCATCCTCACGTGGCTCGCCAACAGCGTGATCGTCGCCGTCGGCACGCTGGCGGTCGCGATCGTCGCAGCCGCGATGGCGGGCTACAGCCTGTCGCGCTACCGCACCAAGGCGCAGCAGGCGATGGGCTTCGGCCTGCTCGCCAGCAAGATGCTGCCAGGCTCGCTGATCATCATCCCGTTTTTCATCCTGTTCTCGAAGGTCGGCCTCATTGAAACCAAGACCGGCGTGATCCTGGCCAACGCCGCCATCGCCGTGCCCTTCGCCACGTGGCTGCTCAAAGGGTTTTTCGATGCAATCCCGCGCGAGCTCGAACAGGCCGCGATGATCGACGGCTGCAACGAATGGCAAGCCTTCCGCCACATTGTGCTGCCCTTGGCGCGGCCGGGGCTCGCAGCCTCGGCCACGTATGTCGCGATCGTCACTTGGGCCGATCTCGTCTTCGCACGCACGCTGATGAGCAAGCCCGAGAACTGGCTGATGACGGTCGGGCTGCAGTCTTTCATGGGCGAGTATCTCGTCGAATGGTCGGCACTGATGGCGGCGGCGACAATCTCGCTGCTGCCGATGCTTATTCTTTTTTTCCTGCTCGAACCATTCCTCGTCAAAGGCATGACGCAGGGCTCGCTTGCGAACTGA
- the soxZ gene encoding thiosulfate oxidation carrier complex protein SoxZ — translation MSGPMRIRAAVGRDGIVEVRVLMSHEMESGQRVEAGAVVPAWFISQVTATHNGRTVMTAQWGPSVSKNPYFAFKFRGGKAGDKIALSWIDNRNETRSDETTIA, via the coding sequence ATGAGCGGCCCCATGCGCATTCGTGCGGCCGTTGGCCGCGACGGCATTGTCGAAGTCCGCGTGCTGATGAGCCACGAAATGGAGAGCGGCCAGCGCGTCGAAGCGGGCGCCGTGGTGCCCGCCTGGTTCATCAGCCAAGTGACGGCCACGCACAATGGCCGCACGGTGATGACAGCGCAGTGGGGGCCGTCGGTTTCGAAGAACCCCTATTTCGCATTCAAGTTCCGCGGCGGCAAAGCGGGCGACAAGATCGCCCTCAGCTGGATCGACAACCGCAACGAAACGCGCAGCGACGAAACGACGATCGCGTAG
- a CDS encoding ectoine synthase — MGEKIMWSRQEDVERVWIHEGKEFSHRLIAKYLQGSSFSFHITTYMPHFDTVVKGDGIHEVVLYCMHGWSEQTDLSDGRKRIFKPGDAMYLPLNYEYRHVIGDAGLVVAVSCTPSRTPGEV; from the coding sequence ATGGGCGAGAAGATCATGTGGAGCCGCCAGGAAGACGTCGAACGCGTCTGGATTCACGAGGGCAAGGAGTTCAGCCATCGGCTGATCGCGAAGTATCTGCAAGGGTCGAGCTTCTCGTTCCACATCACGACCTACATGCCGCATTTCGACACGGTCGTTAAAGGCGACGGCATCCACGAGGTGGTGCTCTATTGCATGCATGGCTGGTCGGAGCAGACCGACCTGTCGGACGGGCGCAAGCGCATCTTCAAGCCGGGCGATGCGATGTATCTGCCGCTGAACTACGAATACCGCCATGTCATCGGCGACGCCGGGCTCGTCGTCGCGGTTTCCTGCACGCCGTCGCGTACGCCGGGCGAGGTCTAG
- the soxY gene encoding thiosulfate oxidation carrier protein SoxY codes for MPHDEDRRNFLKAGGGWSLVAVLAAAGMLPSQAALADWNKSAFDGKTVAETLKALGIEPATASASLVLTVPDIADNGAVVPVQIASRLAGTTRLALMVEKNPNTLTAVFEILPDAVPEVSTRIKMAQTSNVVAIAIAEGKVYSATKEVKVTLGGCGT; via the coding sequence GTGCCACACGACGAAGACAGGCGGAATTTTCTGAAAGCGGGCGGCGGCTGGTCGCTGGTCGCCGTTCTTGCGGCTGCAGGAATGCTGCCAAGCCAGGCCGCCTTGGCCGACTGGAACAAGAGCGCGTTCGACGGCAAAACCGTCGCCGAGACGCTGAAGGCCCTGGGCATCGAGCCTGCGACCGCTTCGGCTTCGCTGGTGCTGACGGTACCGGACATTGCCGATAACGGGGCGGTGGTGCCGGTGCAGATCGCCAGCCGCCTTGCCGGCACCACGCGCCTTGCTTTGATGGTCGAGAAGAACCCCAACACGCTGACGGCCGTGTTCGAGATTCTGCCCGATGCGGTCCCCGAAGTTTCGACCCGGATCAAGATGGCGCAGACGTCGAACGTGGTCGCGATCGCGATTGCCGAGGGCAAGGTCTATTCGGCGACCAAAGAAGTTAAAGTCACGCTCGGCGGGTGCGGCACATGA
- a CDS encoding creatininase family protein, which translates to MAFENDWTRHTRDTLAAARDAGALPVLTVGAVEQHAEHLPVDMDSASAYAIAMAAARRCGEVPVVVMPAPMYGFSPHHASWAGTLTVKLATFMALVEDLVRCVAHQGFKRMLIVNGHGGNKAPLAAKIGELATDGFEIAAVDYWTPGEAAWRKMLVGRFEGVGHACEYETALLMALRPELAPEIARKVRNLPPRLDQPYLRGSNADALLEARGTYAAIFGNEDCGYRGDPAAATPENGAKMLDATVEALAAFYGAYARMGLKSGTDRPR; encoded by the coding sequence ATGGCTTTCGAGAACGACTGGACCAGACACACGCGCGACACGCTGGCGGCAGCGCGTGATGCAGGCGCGCTGCCGGTATTGACCGTGGGCGCCGTCGAACAGCATGCCGAGCATTTGCCGGTCGATATGGACAGTGCTTCGGCCTATGCGATCGCGATGGCGGCGGCCCGCCGCTGCGGCGAAGTGCCCGTCGTGGTGATGCCCGCCCCGATGTACGGTTTTTCGCCGCACCATGCGAGTTGGGCCGGCACGCTCACGGTCAAGCTCGCGACCTTCATGGCGCTGGTCGAAGACCTCGTACGCTGTGTGGCGCATCAGGGTTTCAAGCGCATGCTGATCGTGAACGGCCATGGCGGCAACAAGGCGCCTTTGGCCGCTAAGATCGGCGAGCTTGCGACCGACGGATTCGAGATCGCGGCAGTCGACTACTGGACGCCGGGCGAGGCGGCGTGGCGCAAGATGCTGGTCGGGCGCTTCGAGGGCGTCGGCCATGCCTGCGAATACGAAACAGCGCTGCTGATGGCGCTGCGGCCCGAACTGGCGCCTGAGATCGCGCGAAAGGTGCGCAATCTGCCGCCGCGTTTGGACCAACCCTATCTGCGCGGCTCGAACGCCGATGCCCTGCTCGAAGCGCGCGGCACCTATGCGGCGATTTTCGGCAATGAAGATTGCGGCTATCGCGGGGACCCGGCCGCGGCCACGCCCGAGAACGGCGCCAAGATGCTCGACGCGACGGTCGAAGCGCTCGCCGCCTTCTACGGCGCGTATGCCCGCATGGGCCTCAAATCCGGCACCGACCGACCGCGCTAG
- a CDS encoding FAD-dependent oxidoreductase, protein MREADEGHGYARTLWYAAHQAPAAAPSLAMDVSCDVTIVGAGIVGLSAALHLAERGIDCAVVETGAVGSGASGRNTGFVVPALNASLGPEEIAARLGPERGARLVDLVAKSADTLFDIVRRHAIACDADQRGFIQAAPWARQVPGVAARVASWRRAGAAVELLDGTAAASRMGTAFYRGAIDYTRGGTIDPLAYARGLAARFEALGGKLFAHSPVVALTRMPDGWTLDAPSGSVSARRVLFATNALAGSLSPELARSQIPVEVHQIATAPLPPAIRARILPHGGCVTDMRRDPVAFRLSADGRLLGGGMAAFAPGADTRLPPFFMRRFARLFPDLGSLPVDYVWRGTVAVTRGLMPKLFALGPGCHALIACNGRGNALGTALGAALAQALAADDFADFPLPPEPPAPMALHGLAALSPRLWLPWARLRDQIDNAINPHA, encoded by the coding sequence GTGCGCGAGGCAGACGAGGGGCACGGCTACGCGCGCACGCTGTGGTATGCCGCACACCAAGCGCCCGCCGCAGCGCCGAGCCTTGCGATGGACGTTTCATGCGATGTCACGATCGTCGGTGCCGGCATCGTCGGTCTTTCGGCGGCACTGCATTTGGCCGAACGCGGCATCGATTGCGCGGTTGTCGAGACGGGAGCCGTCGGCAGCGGCGCTTCGGGGCGCAACACAGGCTTTGTGGTGCCCGCCCTCAACGCAAGTCTCGGCCCCGAAGAGATCGCGGCACGGCTTGGGCCCGAACGCGGCGCACGCTTGGTCGATCTCGTCGCCAAATCCGCCGATACGCTTTTCGACATTGTGCGCCGGCACGCGATTGCCTGCGATGCCGATCAGCGCGGCTTTATCCAGGCTGCACCGTGGGCGCGCCAAGTGCCGGGCGTCGCCGCACGCGTCGCTTCCTGGCGCCGCGCTGGTGCAGCCGTCGAACTGCTTGATGGGACGGCCGCCGCTTCGCGCATGGGAACCGCATTCTATCGCGGTGCGATCGACTATACGCGCGGCGGCACCATCGATCCTTTGGCTTATGCGCGCGGACTTGCAGCACGCTTCGAAGCGCTGGGCGGCAAGTTGTTCGCGCATTCGCCGGTCGTGGCACTCACGCGCATGCCGGACGGGTGGACGCTTGACGCGCCTTCGGGAAGCGTTTCGGCGCGCCGCGTACTGTTCGCCACCAACGCGCTTGCAGGCAGCTTGTCGCCCGAGCTTGCGCGCAGCCAGATCCCGGTCGAGGTCCACCAGATCGCCACGGCACCGCTGCCGCCTGCAATCCGCGCGCGAATTCTGCCGCACGGCGGCTGCGTGACCGACATGCGGCGCGATCCGGTCGCGTTCCGGCTGTCGGCCGATGGGCGCCTCCTCGGCGGTGGCATGGCGGCTTTCGCACCCGGTGCCGATACGCGCCTGCCGCCGTTTTTCATGCGTCGTTTTGCGCGCCTGTTTCCCGATCTCGGCAGCCTTCCTGTCGATTATGTGTGGCGCGGCACGGTGGCGGTCACGCGCGGGCTGATGCCGAAGCTGTTTGCTCTGGGGCCAGGCTGCCACGCGCTGATTGCGTGCAACGGCCGCGGTAATGCGCTTGGCACGGCTCTTGGTGCGGCCCTTGCTCAAGCGCTTGCGGCCGACGATTTCGCCGATTTTCCGCTGCCCCCCGAACCGCCCGCCCCGATGGCGCTGCACGGCCTCGCGGCGTTGAGCCCGCGCCTGTGGCTGCCCTGGGCGCGGCTGCGCGACCAGATCGACAACGCCATCAACCCGCACGCTTGA
- a CDS encoding TRAP transporter substrate-binding protein gives MSLTLRLAAVAALGLCALAANAPDTFAQTRAQPARIGVVQPETAPNTVMWRRFSELARERTGGAVDLQIFPAGQLGGERENAEGMRLGSIQGADSTLAALSQWVPEGQIFDMPFIFRDWDHVDKVVNGPIGERYKGLYRAQGFEVPAFFTYGARHLVSRTPILQVSDIRGKTMRVLQSPLHISIWRTLGANPTPIPITETYNALSTGVADLMDITKGPIETLRLFEVAPNITETGHIWAVGAIVFSQQYWQRLSPANQAIMTRTALEMAAYINKLHLEQEDAAMGRITQRGARVHKVDQAPWRDALRPIWEQEAPKFGGMGAITAIVETR, from the coding sequence ATGTCCCTTACGCTTCGCCTAGCTGCCGTCGCCGCCCTGGGCCTTTGCGCCCTCGCCGCCAACGCTCCGGACACGTTCGCCCAGACGCGCGCCCAGCCCGCGCGCATCGGCGTGGTGCAGCCCGAAACAGCCCCCAACACGGTCATGTGGCGGCGCTTCTCGGAGCTTGCGCGCGAACGCACCGGCGGGGCGGTCGATCTGCAGATCTTCCCGGCTGGCCAGCTCGGCGGCGAGCGCGAAAATGCCGAAGGCATGCGTCTGGGCTCGATCCAGGGTGCCGATTCCACGCTGGCGGCCCTGTCGCAATGGGTGCCCGAGGGCCAGATCTTTGACATGCCCTTCATCTTCCGCGACTGGGACCATGTCGACAAAGTAGTGAACGGCCCGATCGGCGAGCGCTACAAGGGCCTCTACCGCGCGCAAGGGTTCGAAGTGCCGGCCTTCTTCACCTACGGCGCGCGCCATCTCGTGAGCCGCACGCCGATCCTGCAAGTGTCGGACATTCGCGGCAAGACGATGCGCGTGCTGCAGAGCCCGCTGCACATCTCGATCTGGCGCACGCTGGGGGCGAACCCGACGCCGATCCCGATCACCGAAACGTACAACGCGCTTTCGACCGGCGTTGCCGACTTGATGGACATCACCAAGGGCCCGATCGAGACGCTGCGCCTGTTCGAAGTGGCGCCCAACATCACCGAGACCGGCCATATCTGGGCCGTCGGCGCCATCGTGTTCTCGCAGCAATATTGGCAGCGCCTGTCGCCGGCCAACCAGGCGATCATGACGCGCACGGCCCTCGAGATGGCCGCCTATATCAACAAGCTGCATCTCGAGCAGGAAGATGCGGCGATGGGCCGCATCACCCAGCGCGGGGCGCGCGTGCACAAGGTCGACCAGGCGCCGTGGCGCGACGCGCTGCGCCCGATTTGGGAGCAGGAAGCGCCCAAATTCGGCGGCATGGGTGCGATCACCGCGATCGTCGAGACGCGCTAA